In Helicobacter sp. MIT 05-5293, a single window of DNA contains:
- the mutY gene encoding A/G-specific adenine glycosylase — MNLALLHQNLLQWYATYGRHSLPWRHLSGENAPYGVYVSEVMLQQTQVKTVLERFYTPFMQQYPTLASLAYADESKVLKSWEGLGYYSRARHLHHSAKLCVKHYEGKLPCDKQKLLGLKGIGDYTAGAILCFGYRQIVSFVDSNIARILCRIYALSSPTQKTLQDLAAQILNPSDAFNHNQALMDLGALICTAKNPSCLLCPLNPICAGKIQPHLYPKPKKNTLKRQILNLALCIDTKGKIAFVQSQEKLYYGLYNLPLLPAHCNDLESYAFVGDFKHHYTIYQLDVRIYRIDTKTLKTYFKPNDITFFDIAMLQDKPLSKLCIKALQKAGLMQ, encoded by the coding sequence ATGAATCTAGCATTACTTCATCAGAATCTACTGCAATGGTATGCCACCTATGGGCGACATTCTCTCCCTTGGCGTCATCTAAGCGGAGAAAATGCGCCTTATGGCGTGTATGTCAGTGAAGTAATGTTACAACAAACACAAGTCAAAACCGTGCTGGAGCGATTCTATACACCCTTTATGCAACAATACCCTACTCTTGCCTCACTTGCATACGCAGATGAATCCAAAGTGCTCAAATCTTGGGAGGGACTAGGCTATTATAGTCGCGCGAGACATCTCCACCATAGCGCGAAATTATGCGTCAAACATTATGAGGGCAAACTGCCTTGCGACAAACAAAAGCTTTTAGGCTTAAAAGGTATCGGGGATTACACCGCTGGGGCGATTTTGTGCTTTGGTTACAGACAAATAGTAAGCTTTGTCGATAGCAATATCGCGCGCATTCTTTGTCGCATCTATGCTCTATCTTCTCCCACTCAAAAAACTTTGCAAGACCTTGCCGCGCAGATTCTTAATCCCTCCGATGCGTTTAATCATAATCAAGCCTTAATGGATTTAGGCGCACTCATTTGCACCGCAAAGAATCCCTCGTGTCTGCTGTGTCCTCTCAATCCAATATGTGCAGGGAAGATACAACCTCACCTCTATCCCAAGCCCAAGAAAAACACGCTGAAAAGACAGATTCTTAATCTCGCCCTATGTATCGATACAAAGGGTAAAATCGCCTTTGTGCAAAGTCAAGAAAAGCTCTATTATGGGTTGTATAATCTCCCTTTGCTCCCTGCTCATTGTAATGACTTAGAATCATACGCCTTTGTGGGCGACTTTAAGCATCATTACACCATTTATCAGCTTGATGTGAGAATCTACCGCATTGATACAAAAACCTTGAAAACCTACTTTAAACCTAACGATATAACCTTTTTTGACATTGCGATGCTTCAGGACAAACCGCTCTCAAAGCTGT